The following coding sequences lie in one Mucilaginibacter sp. KACC 22773 genomic window:
- a CDS encoding Ppx/GppA phosphatase family protein: MSKRVAVMDLGTNTFHLLIADGEIHNYKEIVHYHEAVKLGEGGINKGYILPEAYQRGINTMQQFATEIKAKGATSARAIATSALRSASNGKDFISEVKAQTGIVIEIIDGEQEAGFIYQGIKISGCLSAQNSLIMDIGGGSVEFILGNADGIIWKQSFEIGAARLMDLFHRTDPIPPASIEALNQYLDEKLVDLFAAVKSSKIDTLIGSSGAFETFAEVIEVEKGHNFDLKTNKNYSFDEDELLMLISKFVASSHKERAADKGIIPVRVDMIVAASLITRFIMTKLGIGKVSMCSNSLKEGVLADMLGE; this comes from the coding sequence ATGAGTAAACGCGTTGCCGTGATGGATTTGGGTACAAATACCTTCCACTTATTGATTGCCGATGGCGAGATACACAATTATAAGGAGATTGTACACTACCATGAAGCCGTAAAGCTTGGCGAAGGAGGTATTAACAAGGGCTATATTTTACCCGAAGCCTACCAGCGAGGTATTAATACCATGCAACAGTTTGCTACAGAAATAAAGGCAAAGGGCGCTACCAGTGCCCGCGCCATCGCAACATCTGCCCTGCGTAGCGCATCAAACGGAAAAGATTTTATCAGCGAGGTTAAAGCCCAAACAGGCATAGTCATCGAAATTATCGATGGCGAACAGGAAGCGGGTTTTATTTACCAGGGCATAAAGATCAGCGGATGCTTATCGGCACAAAATTCGCTCATTATGGACATCGGCGGCGGCAGTGTAGAATTTATTTTAGGAAATGCCGATGGTATCATATGGAAACAAAGCTTTGAAATTGGCGCAGCCCGGCTGATGGATTTGTTTCATCGAACAGATCCTATCCCACCGGCATCCATAGAAGCCTTAAATCAATATCTTGACGAAAAACTGGTCGATTTGTTCGCAGCCGTAAAAAGCAGCAAAATCGACACCCTCATCGGCTCTTCCGGCGCTTTTGAAACTTTTGCCGAGGTTATAGAAGTTGAAAAAGGGCATAATTTTGACTTAAAAACCAACAAAAATTACAGTTTCGACGAGGATGAATTATTAATGCTCATTAGTAAATTTGTAGCATCCAGCCATAAAGAGCGGGCCGCCGATAAAGGTATTATCCCGGTTAGGGTTGATATGATAGTTGCCGCATCGCTCATTACCCGATTTATTATGACTAAACTTGGTATTGGTAAGGTAAGTATGTGCAGTAATTCGCTTAAGGAAGGGGTTTTGGCGGACATGTTGGGGGAATAA
- a CDS encoding prolipoprotein diacylglyceryl transferase, translating to MHFPVNIPIGKSSIPVHFVCETLAYFLGYRYYAWLRRNTHDQIRTENRLIIFIGAAFGAFVGSHVVGVLENPALLSKFNLIYFMGNKTIVGGMLGGLIGVELTKKKIGVTVSSGDLMVYPLILAMIIGRTGCFLAGLEDGTYGIASNLPWAINFGDGIRRHPTNLYEIVFWILLWLSLKLIERRHQFTDGSKFKVFMASYLVFRFLDEFIKPDYFFSFGLSVIQLVCLAGILYYYKVFIHPSKLIKTDA from the coding sequence ATGCACTTCCCTGTAAATATCCCCATAGGCAAATCTTCCATTCCCGTACATTTTGTGTGCGAAACGCTGGCTTATTTTTTAGGCTATCGCTACTATGCCTGGCTGCGCCGGAATACCCACGACCAGATTCGCACTGAAAACCGGCTTATTATCTTTATAGGTGCGGCCTTCGGGGCTTTTGTAGGCTCGCATGTGGTTGGCGTTTTGGAGAACCCAGCGCTGCTGTCAAAGTTCAACCTCATTTACTTTATGGGCAATAAAACCATTGTGGGCGGAATGCTTGGCGGATTGATAGGCGTGGAGCTTACCAAGAAGAAAATAGGAGTAACCGTATCATCCGGCGATTTGATGGTTTACCCGCTGATACTGGCCATGATTATCGGCCGAACCGGTTGCTTCCTGGCGGGATTGGAAGATGGTACTTACGGTATAGCCTCAAACCTGCCCTGGGCTATCAATTTTGGCGATGGTATCCGCAGGCATCCCACAAACCTTTACGAGATTGTATTTTGGATTTTGCTTTGGCTCAGTTTGAAATTGATTGAACGGCGACATCAATTTACCGATGGTTCAAAGTTTAAGGTTTTTATGGCAAGTTACCTGGTATTCAGATTTCTGGACGAGTTTATTAAGCCCGATTACTTTTTTAGTTTTGGGCTTTCGGTAATTCAGTTAGTTTGTTTGGCAGGTATTTTGTATTATTATAAAGTATTTATACACCCATCTAAACTGATAAAAACCGATGCCTGA
- a CDS encoding M1 family metallopeptidase has translation MKIKFLGFGLFVLFAVNSQAQKTKINPGDTTSNYNPAALFSPQFYTDKGNEFHSANGEPGAKYWQNRADYTINVALDTAAKTISGTVTINYVNNSPDALQYLWLQLDQNTYKKEARSNFFTGRVPAPNQHTTGYTIESVALDYGDVVKPVPFIITDTRMQVRLPHALGKGALKLRIKYHYTIPGDFGNRTDYVNTKNGTIYEIAQWFPRMCVYDDSRGWDTLPFLGAGEFYLDYGDFDYQVTVPWDMIVAGSGELLNPKEVLTAKQIARLDAARASDKTVMIRTLAEVTDPASRPVNKGTLTWHYKMINTRDVAFGASKAYVWDAARVNLPGGKKSLAMSVYPVESVGPNAWDRATEYLKKSIEYFSEKWFVYPYPVAINEAGIAGGMEYPGIVFDGITDKGNELYWVTAHEIGHNWFPMIVGSDERRFGWMDEGFNTFIDIYASEEFNKGEYAPKRDGEYAPGGGNPVDEIIPILNDPASPSIMTAADATPEKYRHPLVYFKPAFGLVLLREQILGKDRFDYAFRNYISKWAFKHPQPDDFFRSMESGAGEDLSWFWKGWFYNNWVSDIAITAAQNVGSNATKGVKITIVSKEQLPMPFTVELKYKDGSKKRHYLPVETWMQRKVVTVILPDDKDVESVTIDPDNALPDLNRGNNSVKVSPPTP, from the coding sequence ATGAAAATTAAATTTTTAGGCTTCGGCCTATTCGTCCTTTTTGCTGTCAATTCCCAGGCACAAAAAACAAAAATTAACCCCGGCGATACCACATCCAACTACAACCCGGCGGCATTATTTTCGCCGCAGTTTTATACCGATAAGGGCAACGAGTTCCACTCGGCCAATGGCGAGCCCGGCGCCAAATATTGGCAAAACCGCGCCGACTATACCATTAACGTAGCGCTGGATACCGCTGCCAAAACCATTAGCGGCACAGTAACCATTAATTATGTCAACAATAGCCCCGACGCCCTGCAATACCTGTGGCTTCAGCTGGATCAAAACACCTATAAAAAAGAAGCCCGCTCTAACTTTTTTACCGGCCGGGTGCCGGCACCAAACCAGCATACTACAGGTTATACCATAGAATCAGTCGCTTTAGATTATGGCGATGTAGTTAAGCCTGTGCCTTTTATCATAACAGACACGCGTATGCAAGTGCGTTTACCGCATGCTTTGGGCAAGGGTGCTTTAAAACTGCGCATCAAATACCACTACACTATTCCGGGCGACTTTGGTAACCGCACCGATTATGTAAACACCAAAAACGGAACGATTTACGAAATAGCCCAATGGTTTCCTCGTATGTGCGTGTATGATGATAGCCGGGGCTGGGATACCCTGCCATTTTTGGGTGCGGGCGAGTTTTATTTAGATTATGGCGATTTTGATTACCAGGTTACTGTACCATGGGATATGATTGTAGCCGGTTCGGGCGAGTTATTAAACCCAAAAGAAGTTTTAACCGCCAAACAAATAGCCCGCCTTGATGCCGCGCGCGCAAGCGATAAAACGGTAATGATACGCACCCTTGCCGAGGTTACCGACCCGGCAAGCCGCCCTGTTAACAAAGGCACGCTTACCTGGCATTACAAGATGATAAACACCCGCGATGTAGCATTTGGTGCATCAAAAGCCTATGTTTGGGATGCGGCAAGGGTTAATTTGCCCGGTGGCAAAAAATCATTGGCCATGTCGGTTTACCCGGTCGAAAGTGTTGGCCCCAATGCCTGGGACCGCGCGACTGAGTACCTCAAAAAATCGATAGAATATTTTTCAGAAAAATGGTTTGTGTACCCCTACCCTGTTGCCATTAACGAGGCCGGTATTGCAGGCGGTATGGAGTATCCGGGTATTGTGTTTGACGGCATTACCGATAAAGGCAACGAGTTATATTGGGTAACCGCGCACGAGATAGGCCACAACTGGTTCCCGATGATAGTAGGATCGGACGAGCGCCGTTTTGGCTGGATGGATGAAGGCTTTAACACCTTTATAGACATTTACGCATCGGAAGAATTTAACAAAGGCGAATACGCCCCTAAGCGCGATGGTGAATATGCGCCCGGTGGTGGTAACCCCGTCGATGAGATCATCCCGATTTTGAACGACCCCGCTTCGCCATCTATCATGACGGCTGCAGATGCAACACCCGAAAAATATCGCCACCCACTGGTTTATTTTAAGCCTGCATTTGGCCTGGTTTTGCTGCGCGAACAGATACTGGGTAAGGATAGGTTTGACTATGCCTTCCGCAACTACATCAGCAAATGGGCATTTAAACACCCGCAGCCCGACGACTTTTTCCGCTCGATGGAAAGCGGCGCCGGCGAAGATCTGTCCTGGTTTTGGAAGGGCTGGTTTTATAACAACTGGGTGAGCGACATAGCCATTACAGCAGCCCAAAACGTAGGTAGTAACGCAACCAAGGGCGTAAAAATAACTATTGTGAGTAAAGAGCAGCTGCCAATGCCATTTACTGTGGAGTTAAAATATAAAGACGGCAGCAAAAAGCGCCACTACCTCCCTGTTGAAACCTGGATGCAGCGCAAAGTAGTAACGGTAATACTCCCCGACGACAAAGACGTTGAAAGCGTTACCATCGACCCGGATAATGCACTACCTGATTTGAACAGGGGAAATAATAGTGTAAAGGTGAGCCCCCCAACCCCCTAA
- a CDS encoding carboxypeptidase-like regulatory domain-containing protein, which produces MSNIQNINIPKPCHQSWQQMMPAESGRHCAQCCKTVTDFTTMTNSQIIAYLNNTGNVCGRFNGEQLANLNHQFIADAPATAATGWKRLALIMSISSFTLSFKAAAQNKPTTTEQVPRPTGDAGSFMLGKVIATDVVKTRAITGCIYDDQNLPIPGVIVKIPSGVTGTNTDAAGKFRLTIPADTKQVQVAFIGYKTMLVDICADENYQVKLTTEQVLVMGDIMVIRQPLIKRIYYKCIKKPIKKIFN; this is translated from the coding sequence ATGTCGAACATCCAAAACATCAACATACCTAAACCTTGTCACCAATCATGGCAGCAAATGATGCCTGCCGAAAGCGGCAGGCATTGCGCCCAATGTTGTAAAACCGTTACCGATTTTACAACCATGACTAATAGCCAGATTATTGCTTACCTAAACAATACAGGCAACGTTTGTGGCAGGTTTAACGGGGAACAGTTAGCTAACCTCAATCATCAGTTTATTGCCGATGCTCCGGCAACAGCTGCAACAGGATGGAAAAGGCTGGCCTTGATAATGAGTATTTCAAGTTTTACTTTATCATTTAAAGCAGCAGCGCAAAATAAACCAACTACAACAGAACAAGTTCCCAGGCCAACCGGCGATGCAGGCAGTTTTATGCTGGGTAAGGTAATAGCAACAGACGTAGTTAAAACCAGGGCAATCACCGGATGCATATATGATGACCAGAACCTGCCTATACCGGGCGTCATTGTCAAAATACCATCGGGCGTAACCGGCACTAACACCGATGCAGCCGGCAAATTCAGGCTGACCATACCGGCAGATACAAAGCAAGTACAGGTTGCCTTTATAGGATACAAAACAATGCTGGTTGACATTTGTGCAGATGAAAATTACCAGGTAAAACTTACGACAGAACAGGTACTGGTTATGGGCGACATCATGGTGATAAGGCAGCCGCTTATCAAGCGGATTTATTACAAATGCATTAAAAAGCCGATAAAGAAGATATTTAATTGA
- a CDS encoding radical SAM protein, which yields MPERPYIYYDFTLSICSTCLRRVDAKIVFEDDKVYMLKNCRQHGFEKVLIATDIEYYKNCRNYAKRSEMPLKFNAKTHYGCPYDCGLCQDHEQHSCLTVVEVTDRCNLSCPTCYAMSSPSYGRHRTLQEIEQMLDVIVENEGKPDVVQISGGEPTVHPQFFEILDIAKTKPIKHLMLNTNGIRIAKDENFVKRLATYTPDFEIYLQFDSFKKEALEQLRGDDLREVRTKAIEHLNKYNLSTTLVVTLQKGLNTDEIGQIIEYALKQPCIRGVTFQPTQQAGRLENFNEQTDRYTLTEVRTAILEQTNIFNKNDLIPVPCNPDALVMAYALKLGDQVFPLTRMINPDDLLDNSKNTIVYEQDEQLKGHLLNMFSTGNSVDKAKEHLHSILCCLPEIDAPSLSYDNLFRVIIMQFIDAHNFDVRAIKKSCVHIVNKDMQIIPFETMNIFYRDDKREYLEQLRNEITV from the coding sequence ATGCCTGAACGCCCTTATATTTATTATGATTTTACCCTGAGCATTTGCTCTACTTGTTTGCGCCGGGTTGATGCCAAAATTGTGTTTGAGGACGATAAGGTGTACATGCTTAAAAACTGCCGCCAGCATGGTTTCGAAAAAGTACTGATAGCCACCGACATTGAGTATTATAAAAACTGCCGCAACTATGCCAAACGTAGCGAAATGCCGCTCAAATTCAACGCCAAAACGCATTACGGCTGCCCTTATGATTGCGGCCTGTGCCAGGATCATGAACAACACTCCTGCCTTACCGTGGTTGAAGTTACCGACAGGTGCAATTTAAGCTGCCCAACCTGCTATGCCATGTCGTCGCCAAGCTATGGCCGTCATCGTACCTTGCAGGAGATTGAGCAGATGCTGGACGTAATTGTAGAGAACGAGGGCAAACCCGATGTGGTACAGATAAGCGGCGGAGAGCCAACAGTGCATCCCCAGTTTTTTGAGATATTGGACATAGCCAAAACAAAGCCCATTAAACACCTGATGCTGAACACCAACGGCATCCGCATAGCCAAGGACGAGAACTTTGTAAAGCGGCTGGCCACTTACACGCCCGATTTTGAGATATACCTGCAATTTGATTCCTTTAAAAAAGAAGCTTTGGAGCAATTGCGCGGCGATGATTTGCGCGAGGTACGCACCAAGGCTATAGAGCACCTGAATAAATATAACCTCTCGACCACGCTGGTAGTAACACTGCAAAAAGGTTTGAATACCGACGAGATAGGCCAAATTATCGAATACGCCCTGAAACAACCCTGCATCCGCGGGGTAACGTTCCAGCCAACACAGCAGGCTGGGCGGTTGGAGAATTTTAATGAGCAAACAGATCGGTACACGCTAACCGAGGTGCGTACCGCTATACTGGAGCAAACCAATATCTTCAATAAAAATGACCTGATCCCGGTACCCTGCAACCCCGACGCGCTGGTAATGGCCTACGCCTTAAAACTGGGCGACCAGGTATTCCCGCTCACCCGGATGATAAACCCGGACGATTTGCTGGATAACTCCAAAAATACCATTGTATATGAACAGGACGAACAGCTGAAAGGCCATTTGCTGAATATGTTCAGCACCGGCAACTCGGTTGATAAAGCTAAAGAGCATCTGCATTCGATATTATGCTGCCTGCCCGAAATTGACGCACCAAGCCTGAGTTACGATAACCTGTTCAGGGTAATTATTATGCAATTCATCGATGCCCATAATTTTGATGTACGCGCCATCAAAAAATCATGCGTGCACATTGTAAACAAGGATATGCAGATTATCCCCTTTGAAACCATGAATATTTTTTACCGGGATGATAAACGGGAATATTTAGAACAGTTACGAAATGAAATTACGGTATGA